The Sphingobacterium bambusae genome includes a window with the following:
- a CDS encoding DUF2851 family protein: MIAEELLHFIWQFRLFNQLELYSTDDEEIKIQFVGELNRDAGPDFLYARISIGETLWTGHVEIHVDGADWVKHGHHRDAAYNNVILHVVYENGEPIYREDGSCVPCLLLGKLLGVDVILRYREVMHNLHWIPCERHLASVSAIVQRQMLDRMAVERLEVQYARISASYEETKGDWECVLFRQLCRSFGMKVNAEAFMQLGRVVNLSLIRKYRKEPLKIEALLFGQAGLLANTEDDYALYLRTEFSYLRSLHGLEELTGFAWKFMRMRPANFPTFRLAQLAAVYASNPYLFERMLTCRSVDELLAIFAAPTSSNYWRCHYRFDQKTVGHELSLSKDFINHLLINAFVPITFAYAKMMGLAALQDRALEWLATTKVENNAIVRAYSARGCVARSAVDSQALLHLKRNYCDRKRCLSCMVGHAILKSS, translated from the coding sequence ATGATTGCAGAAGAACTACTACATTTCATCTGGCAATTTAGGCTTTTTAACCAATTAGAACTTTATAGCACAGATGACGAGGAAATCAAAATTCAATTTGTCGGCGAACTTAATCGAGATGCGGGTCCCGATTTTCTGTATGCACGGATTTCCATAGGGGAAACCCTTTGGACAGGACATGTGGAAATCCATGTGGATGGAGCAGATTGGGTAAAGCACGGCCATCATCGTGATGCCGCCTACAACAATGTGATCTTGCATGTGGTGTATGAAAATGGTGAACCAATATACCGAGAAGACGGTAGCTGCGTGCCTTGTTTATTATTGGGCAAGTTGTTGGGAGTGGATGTTATCCTGCGTTATCGGGAGGTGATGCATAATTTGCATTGGATACCCTGCGAGCGACATTTGGCCTCGGTTTCTGCTATCGTTCAGCGCCAGATGCTGGATCGCATGGCCGTGGAACGCCTAGAGGTACAATATGCGCGTATCTCTGCAAGCTATGAAGAGACCAAAGGAGATTGGGAGTGCGTGCTTTTTAGGCAGCTGTGCCGTAGTTTCGGCATGAAGGTCAATGCGGAAGCTTTTATGCAGCTGGGGCGTGTGGTCAACCTTAGTCTGATTAGAAAGTACCGCAAGGAGCCGTTAAAGATCGAAGCGCTCTTGTTTGGGCAGGCAGGTTTACTGGCGAATACGGAAGATGACTATGCTTTGTATCTGCGGACTGAATTTTCGTATCTGCGCAGCCTGCACGGATTGGAGGAATTGACTGGATTTGCCTGGAAATTTATGCGGATGCGGCCGGCAAATTTTCCCACCTTTAGACTTGCGCAACTCGCAGCTGTCTATGCTTCCAACCCCTACCTGTTCGAGCGGATGTTAACCTGTAGAAGCGTGGATGAACTGTTAGCCATCTTCGCGGCGCCCACCTCCTCTAATTATTGGAGGTGCCACTATCGATTTGACCAAAAGACTGTGGGGCACGAGCTGAGCTTATCGAAAGATTTTATAAACCATTTGCTGATCAATGCTTTTGTTCCGATTACATTTGCCTACGCAAAAATGATGGGCTTGGCTGCGTTGCAGGATCGAGCATTGGAGTGGCTGGCGACTACAAAGGTAGAGAATAACGCGATTGTGCGCGCTTACAGTGCTCGCGGTTGTGTAGCCCGCTCGGCTGTCGACTCGCAGGCACTATTGCATCTCAAAAGAAACTATTGCGACAGAAAGCGATGCCTATCCTGTATGGTGGGGCACGCTATTTTAAAATCTAGTTGA
- a CDS encoding PPK2 family polyphosphate kinase, which translates to MSNYEQRFKASKSFKQEKYPTDISAEINPEWAKEELKKIRKKLAKIQDMMYAHNRYNVLICFQGMDTAGKDSLIRELFKEFNARGVEVNSFKTPTSLELQHDFLWRHYIKLPAKGKFGVFNRTHYENVLVTRVHPEYLLHENLPGIEEVKDIPKTFWKDRFTQINNFEKLLTEGKMIVLKFYLHLSKEEQKTRLLRRLDKGEHNWKFSPADLAERKLWDRYMDCYEEAIQQTSKPHAPWHIIPADNKDVARYLVAKILLEKLSKYKDIDYPELDESIQEQLKHYRKELEKD; encoded by the coding sequence ATGAGCAACTACGAACAACGGTTTAAAGCCTCAAAAAGCTTTAAACAGGAAAAATACCCTACCGATATCTCCGCCGAGATAAACCCCGAATGGGCCAAAGAGGAGCTAAAGAAAATACGCAAAAAATTAGCGAAGATCCAAGACATGATGTATGCACATAACCGCTACAATGTGCTCATCTGTTTCCAAGGTATGGATACGGCCGGCAAAGATAGTCTTATCCGCGAGCTCTTTAAAGAGTTTAACGCGCGCGGTGTAGAGGTAAATAGCTTCAAAACACCCACCTCCTTAGAACTGCAGCACGATTTTTTGTGGCGACACTACATCAAGCTTCCAGCAAAGGGAAAGTTTGGCGTCTTCAACCGAACACATTACGAAAATGTACTGGTCACCCGTGTGCATCCCGAGTATCTACTGCATGAAAACCTACCCGGAATTGAGGAGGTCAAAGATATTCCGAAAACATTTTGGAAAGATCGCTTTACACAAATCAATAACTTCGAAAAATTGCTGACCGAAGGCAAAATGATTGTCCTCAAGTTTTACTTGCACCTCAGCAAGGAAGAACAGAAAACTAGGCTGTTGCGCCGGTTAGACAAAGGCGAGCACAATTGGAAATTCTCCCCCGCCGATTTGGCCGAAAGAAAGCTATGGGATCGTTATATGGATTGCTATGAGGAAGCCATTCAGCAAACGAGCAAGCCACATGCCCCTTGGCATATTATTCCGGCAGACAATAAAGATGTGGCGCGCTACCTAGTCGCGAAAATCCTACTGGAAAAACTCTCCAAATACAAGGATATTGACTACCCCGAGCTGGACGAATCCATACAGGAACAACTCAAACACTATCGCAAAGAGTTGGAAAAAGACTAG
- a CDS encoding dihydroorotase, whose translation MNTILISSAKLVSPHHPLDGEVVDILIEKGLVSKVSSKVELNDQKAVVIDGSGCVVSAGFFDLHANFGEPGLETKEDIVTGTRAAAAGGYTAVAVYPNTNPPLHSRSEVALVVNAAKGSAVDVHPIGAISKKREGKELAEIYDMQTVGAIAFSDGNHAVQQAGLMSRALLYSKGIDALIISFAEDDSVAGGNQMNEGEVSTYLGMKGKPNLAESLMVSRDLFLAEYNDAPIHFTCISTAESVELIKNAKKKGIRVTCDVAAHNLVFSDEEVQGFDSNYKVNPPLRTKKDIDALLQGLSDGTIDAVVSQHTPHEVEFKNVEFQIAKDGIIGLQTTLPLLVRAGLDAEAIVQKLAIAPREIVGQPVPALTSGSAANLVLFSVDEQWTFDAQSNRSKSSNSPLLCAELRGKVKAIINNGLLVENK comes from the coding sequence ATGAACACTATTTTAATCTCTTCCGCGAAACTTGTGTCCCCCCATCATCCGCTCGATGGCGAAGTCGTCGATATTCTGATAGAAAAGGGCTTGGTTAGTAAGGTATCCTCGAAAGTGGAGCTAAACGATCAGAAAGCCGTTGTGATCGATGGAAGTGGATGTGTTGTTTCGGCGGGTTTTTTTGATTTACATGCGAATTTTGGCGAGCCCGGTTTGGAGACCAAAGAAGATATCGTAACAGGTACGCGTGCTGCTGCGGCAGGCGGGTATACCGCTGTTGCGGTATACCCCAATACGAATCCACCGTTGCACAGTCGTTCGGAAGTGGCATTGGTGGTGAATGCGGCGAAAGGTAGCGCAGTGGATGTGCACCCGATAGGCGCGATCAGCAAGAAGCGGGAAGGAAAAGAACTGGCGGAGATATATGATATGCAAACTGTTGGAGCTATCGCCTTTTCGGATGGTAACCACGCCGTGCAGCAGGCCGGGCTGATGTCTCGCGCACTATTGTATAGCAAAGGCATTGATGCACTAATTATTTCCTTTGCGGAAGATGATTCGGTTGCGGGTGGAAACCAGATGAACGAAGGGGAGGTGAGCACATATTTGGGCATGAAAGGGAAACCCAACTTGGCCGAATCGTTGATGGTGTCTCGCGATCTTTTTCTAGCCGAGTATAACGATGCTCCAATACACTTTACCTGTATTTCTACAGCAGAGTCTGTAGAGCTTATCAAGAATGCGAAGAAGAAAGGTATTCGCGTGACCTGCGATGTTGCGGCACATAACCTAGTATTCAGTGATGAAGAGGTGCAGGGCTTTGATAGCAACTACAAGGTAAATCCGCCGCTACGCACCAAGAAGGATATCGATGCGCTGTTGCAAGGATTAAGCGATGGTACGATAGACGCCGTAGTATCCCAACATACACCGCATGAAGTGGAATTTAAAAATGTCGAATTCCAAATTGCGAAGGACGGAATCATCGGGCTTCAAACAACTCTTCCACTATTGGTTAGAGCAGGGCTAGATGCGGAAGCTATTGTGCAGAAATTGGCGATTGCTCCTCGTGAAATCGTAGGACAGCCGGTTCCAGCATTAACTTCCGGCAGCGCCGCCAATCTTGTTCTTTTCTCGGTGGACGAACAATGGACGTTTGATGCCCAAAGCAACAGGTCCAAATCGTCGAATAGCCCGCTTTTGTGCGCGGAACTGCGGGGCAAGGTGAAAGCAATTATTAATAATGGCCTATTGGTCGAAAACAAATAA
- a CDS encoding SDR family oxidoreductase: MHISLKGKRALVGGSSSGIGKAIAMALAACGAEVVLMARNEDKLRAVLKELDATDNQHHSYLLTDFNDYDTHKEKMSHFFANDNVDILVNNTHGPSAGNLFSKEEQDYQGAFELLFQNAVFTTSLAIPYMQDQKFGRVINVSSMTVKKPSDSLILSNTMRTALASWSKSLATEVAKHNITVNSVLTGFFDTDRLNALMKLQAERQDLSFADVKKARISSIPMRRLGRPEEYGSLVAFLASEQASFLTGTAIPLDGGSSTAFL, from the coding sequence ATGCATATATCATTAAAAGGAAAAAGAGCATTGGTGGGCGGAAGCAGTTCCGGCATTGGAAAAGCTATTGCCATGGCCTTGGCCGCTTGCGGCGCGGAGGTGGTTTTGATGGCTAGAAATGAAGATAAGCTAAGAGCGGTGCTCAAGGAGTTGGATGCAACCGATAACCAACACCACAGCTACCTGCTGACAGATTTTAACGATTACGATACCCATAAAGAGAAGATGAGTCATTTTTTTGCGAATGACAATGTCGATATCTTGGTTAATAATACCCATGGCCCTTCGGCGGGTAATCTTTTTTCTAAAGAAGAGCAAGATTACCAAGGAGCGTTCGAGCTGTTGTTTCAAAATGCCGTGTTTACCACTTCGCTAGCCATACCCTACATGCAGGATCAAAAGTTTGGACGGGTGATCAATGTTTCTTCGATGACCGTGAAAAAACCTAGCGACAGCCTTATTTTATCGAACACGATGCGGACAGCGCTGGCTAGCTGGAGCAAATCGTTGGCCACGGAAGTGGCCAAGCACAATATCACGGTGAACTCCGTATTGACGGGTTTTTTCGATACCGATCGGCTTAATGCACTGATGAAGCTACAGGCGGAGCGGCAGGATCTGTCTTTTGCGGATGTAAAAAAAGCACGTATCTCTTCCATCCCGATGCGTAGATTGGGGCGACCGGAAGAATACGGCAGTTTGGTTGCTTTCTTGGCTTCCGAACAAGCTTCTTTCCTAACGGGGACAGCCATTCCTCTGGATGGCGGATCAAGCACCGCTTTTTTGTAG
- a CDS encoding UbiX family flavin prenyltransferase → MQRKKIVVAVTGASGSIYAKVLLDKLCLLENQVQEVAVVMSDNAKDVWKFELGNEDYLKYPFKFYSKGDFMAPFASGSAGFGTMIVCPCSMGTLSRIAHGTSSDLTTRAADVVLKERRKLLLITRETPLSSIHLQNMALVTQTGGIICPASPSFYSLPNTFEELAATVIDRVLALCDIDVDSYSWGESQ, encoded by the coding sequence ATGCAAAGAAAAAAAATCGTCGTTGCTGTTACGGGAGCCAGTGGTTCTATTTACGCGAAAGTTTTGTTGGATAAGCTATGCCTACTGGAAAACCAGGTTCAAGAGGTGGCCGTTGTGATGTCGGATAACGCAAAAGATGTATGGAAGTTTGAATTGGGTAATGAAGATTATTTGAAATATCCATTTAAATTCTACAGCAAAGGCGATTTTATGGCTCCCTTCGCTTCGGGGTCTGCGGGCTTTGGAACAATGATCGTTTGCCCTTGTTCAATGGGGACGCTTTCCCGTATAGCGCATGGCACATCGTCTGACTTGACTACCCGTGCCGCAGATGTGGTGCTAAAAGAAAGGCGAAAGTTGCTGTTGATTACACGGGAAACACCCTTGAGTAGCATACATCTGCAAAATATGGCTTTGGTAACGCAGACAGGTGGTATCATCTGTCCGGCGAGCCCTTCTTTCTACAGTTTGCCCAATACCTTCGAGGAACTAGCTGCGACCGTGATAGACCGGGTTCTTGCTTTATGCGATATCGATGTCGACAGCTATTCGTGGGGCGAGAGCCAATAA
- a CDS encoding ankyrin repeat domain-containing protein, with protein sequence MSLYKLEEYIETGNHHDLEILLRSQPELLREKTSHDISPLLLACYYHKDQVIRTILNHLTTITIHEACAIGLAPQVEMMIKQKPDVIDELSSHGFTPLGMATHFGQEDVVRILLAKRADPNICSQNGYHVYPLHTALTGQYDQISKMLVEAGAEVNVMQNARISPLHIAAQQGSIEMIIVLLENGADISLKTDMGATAADLAFEKGYREIAEILRVN encoded by the coding sequence ATGAGTTTATACAAGCTAGAAGAATACATAGAGACGGGCAATCATCATGATTTGGAAATATTGCTCCGTTCACAACCGGAGTTACTCAGGGAAAAAACAAGCCACGATATTTCACCTTTGCTCTTGGCCTGCTACTACCACAAAGATCAGGTGATACGAACAATCCTAAACCACCTAACCACCATCACTATCCATGAAGCCTGCGCTATTGGCTTGGCTCCTCAGGTGGAAATGATGATTAAACAAAAGCCAGACGTGATTGACGAACTTTCTTCCCACGGATTCACCCCCTTGGGCATGGCCACCCACTTCGGACAGGAAGACGTCGTGCGCATTCTACTGGCAAAACGTGCCGATCCCAACATCTGTTCTCAAAATGGTTATCACGTGTATCCCTTGCATACCGCTTTGACGGGTCAATATGATCAAATCAGTAAGATGTTGGTGGAAGCAGGCGCTGAAGTTAACGTGATGCAAAATGCACGCATCAGCCCGCTGCATATCGCTGCGCAGCAAGGAAGCATCGAAATGATCATCGTGTTGCTGGAAAATGGAGCCGATATCAGCCTGAAAACGGATATGGGTGCCACAGCGGCGGATTTAGCATTCGAAAAAGGATACCGCGAAATTGCAGAGATCTTACGCGTCAACTAG